In the genome of Cryptomeria japonica chromosome 8, Sugi_1.0, whole genome shotgun sequence, one region contains:
- the LOC131857737 gene encoding uncharacterized protein LOC131857737 encodes MGELRDKTKHKRKVQAGMGQHFIKFHECAVDFTVEIGDAATPLDPSVAIAQPATHQRLLSNGSPRSTPGTLSSSSFIQSRAFSFNCSAISCCCSCVACKLFQPRATPSLSHHPVQAHEVSLSSSCVQPHPALPAEEVDTSSVAHLPPRKPCPTIPLFVNSSHSLQSCPNVFSAPPPPALGLGTLPKPAPILNSISNWESKLVVNLSPAHIDPLAFNFLKRGLNFALTPRNVPHIDFLIEIENAVRTLPLDVAEEVRQDCAVALRYAKPPKFNIPKAELLAFNNLMHNNDLIISRADKGNATVIMSKPDYLAKMEILLSDSSSYKILSRNPCPKILKAVRSAISNSSLDDSTKLRLLPSKEVTPRIYGVPKIHKANIPLRPIVDTIGSPTYKLAAFLAKLISPLVGNSNSFIKDSNQFVQFIKDTKLDPQDTLVSFDVVSLFTKVPILDSIEIVKLKVNEDIASLVELCLRSTFFAFQGVIYEQVDGVAMGSPLSPVIANIFMEHFEEVALHSFPLKPKWWKRYMDDTNVCWPHGLDMLEEFHTHLNNIFPSITFTKELESNNRLSFLDVLICKKPDGSLGRQVYRKTTHTDLYLHSSSHHHHSQKVGILKTLALRAHRICDKDNLDQELSHLRQVFLWNGYSNKQITRAFLQAKSHFLSISNPVPSPSQAPFRHAPPLKDTRDAFSESGVYKIVCSCGTPYIGETGRSFMTRIKEHSADIKHERALKSALAEHSTTTKHHICLEDTQVLCRENNFFKRKVKEAIAIIRHPSNLNRDDGLNLSISWHPLLLALQRHPRPPP; translated from the exons CATTTTATCAAGTTCCATGAGTGCGCAGTAGATTTCACCGTGGAGATTGGAGATGCAGCCACACCTCTGGATCCGTCCGTCGCCATTGCTCAACCTGCAACTCACCAACGGCTCCTCAGCAACGGCTCTCCTCGGTCAACTCCTGGTACGCTGTCCTCTTCCTCGTTTATCCAATCTCGTGCCTTCAGCTTTAATTGCTCTGCCATTTCTTGTTGTTGTAGTTGCGTAGCTTGCAAACTTTTCCAACCTCGAGCCACTCCCTCTCTGTCGCATCACCCGGTTCAGGCACATGAAGTTAGTCTTTCAAGCTCATGTGTCCAACCGCACCCGGCTCTTCCTGCGGAGGAGGTGGACACATCCTCCGTGGCTCATCTTCCTCCACGCAAACCCTGCCCGACCATTCCCCTTTTTGTGAACTCATCCCATTCCTTGCAGTCTTGTCCAAATGTCTTTTCGGCCCCCCCACCCCCCGCCTTGGGTCTCGGCACTCTTCCCAAGCCAGCTCCTATCCTTAACTCCATTAGCAATTGGGAATCCAAACTTGTTGTCAACCTCTCTCCCGCCCACATTGATCCTCTCGCTTTTAACTTCCTCAAGCGAGGTCTTAACTTTGCCTTGACTCCCCGCAACGTTCCGCACATCGACTTCCTCATCGAGATCGAAAATGCGGTGCGTACCCTTCCCCTTGATGTTGCTGAAGAGGTTAGACAAGATTGTGCTGTAGCGCTCCGTTATGCTAAACCTCCTAAATTCAACATCCCTAAAGCTGAGCTGTTGGCCTTTAATAATCTAATGCATAATAATGACCTTATCATCTCAAGAGCTGACAAAGGCAATGCCACGGTCATTATGAGCAAACCAGATTACTTGGCCAAAATGGAAATCCTCCTCTCGGATTCCAGTAGTTACAAAATTTTGTCTCGTAACCCGTGCCCAAAGATTTTGAAGGCAGTTAGATCTGCTATTTCCAACTCCTCATTGGATGATTCTACCAAGCTTCGTCTTCTTCCGTCTAAGGAAGTGACCCCTCGTATATATGGGGTCCCAAAAATTCATAAAGCCAACATTCCTTTGAGACCCATTGTCGATACCATTGGGTCTCCAACTTACAAGTTAGCCGCTTTTCTTGCCAAATTAATCTCCCCGCTTGTTGGTAACTCCAACTCCTTCATCAAAGATTCCAACCAATTTGTTCAGTTTATCAAGGACACCAAGTTGGACCCTCAAGACACGCTTGTGAGCTTCGATGTGGTGTCCCTCTTCACCAAGGTCCCTATTCTAGACTCCATAGAAATTGTCAAGCTTAAGGTCAATGAGGACATCGCCTCTTTGGTGGAACTTTGCTTGAGGTCAACCTTCTTCGCCTTCCAAGGCGTTATCTATGAACAGGTTGACGGAGTAGCCATGGGCTCCCCTCTCTCGCCGGTCATTGCCAACATATTCATGGAACATTTCGAAGAGGTGGCCTTACATTCTTTCCCcctcaaaccaaaatggtggaagcGATATATGGATGACACCAATGTATGTTGGCCCCACGGCTTGGacatgttagaggaatttcatactCACCTCAACAACATTTTTCCGTCTATTACCTTCACCAAAGAACTTGAATCCAACAACCGTTTATCTTTTCTCGATGTCTTAATCTGTAAAAAGCCTGACGGATCCCTTGGTCGTCAGGTGTATCGCAAAACTACCCACACTGACTTATATCTTCATTCgtcttctcatcaccaccatagccaGAAAGTTGGGATCCTCAAAACATTGGCTTTAAGAGCCCATCGGATTTGTGATAAGGATAACTTAgaccaagagctctcccatcttcGTCAAGTCTTCCTTTGGAATGGCTACTCGAACAAGCAGATCACTAGGGCCTTCCTCCAAGCCAAATCTCATTTCCTTTCCATCTCGAATCCCGTGCCCTCTCCATCTCAGGCCCCGTTt AGGCATGCCCCACCGCTTAAGGACACTAGGGATGCCTTTTCAGAGTCAGGTGTATACAAGATTGTATGCTCCTGTGGAACTCCTTACATTGGAGAAACAGGTCGTTCGTTCATGACTCGAATAAAAGAGCACAGTGCCGACATTAAGCATGAACGtgccctcaaatcagccttagcCGAGCATTCAACCACTACCAAACATCATATCTGTTTGGAGGACACTCAGGTATTGTGTAGGGAGAACAACTTTTTCAAgaggaaagttaaagaggccattgctatcATTCGGCACCCATCCAATCTTAATCGAGATGATGGGTTAAACCTTAGCATCTCGTGGCACCCTCTTCTTCTGGCCCTCCAGCGTCATCCCCGCCCCCCTCCTTGA